A window from Oreochromis aureus strain Israel breed Guangdong linkage group 16, ZZ_aureus, whole genome shotgun sequence encodes these proteins:
- the en1a gene encoding homeobox protein engrailed-1a → MEEQRDLNSSDSSEGESVSPSPSLPSPPILPLQVAQQAHRTTNFFIDNILRPDFGCKKEHGLGLRERAQTSGRERVHPAISRPSLPGTPCQDSNCSTDSSSSSASSASLASPKKSNVSGGGAAAAPSTGNGHGVKAEGRTGSGAGENTSSSLVVLNGTAAPTPETQPLLWPAWVYCTRYSDRPSSGPRTRKLKKSKSGKEDKRPRTAFTAEQLQRLKTEFQVNRYITEQRRQSLAQELNLNESQIKIWFQNKRAKIKKASGFKNGLALQLMAQGLYNHSTTTIQEDKEDSD, encoded by the exons ATGGAGGAGCAGCGGGATCTTAACAGCTCGGATAGCAGCGAGGGGGAGAGCGTTTCCCCGTCTCCCAGTCTGCCCTCCCCGCCTATATTGCCTCTACAGGTCGCCCAACAGGCCCACAGAACCACCAACTTTTTCATCGACAACATTTTGAGGCCGGACTTTGGCTGCAAGAAGGAGCACGGCCTTGGCCTGCGGGAGAGGGCGCAGACCTCCGGTCGGGAGCGCGTCCACCCGGCGATCAGCAGGCCGAGCCTTCCAGGGACGCCGTGCCAGGACTCCAACTGCAGTACTGACAGTAGTTCGTCCTCTGCTTCCTCCGCTTCTTTGGCAAGTCCCAAAAAGAGCAACGTTAGCGGCGGAGGAGCGGCAGCCGCTCCCTCTACCGGTAACGGCCATGGTGTAAAAGCAGAGGGGAGAACTGGCAGTGGGGCCGGGGAAAACACCTCGTCTTCGCTGGTGGTGCTGAACGGCACCGCGGCGCCCACACCGGAGACGCAGCCACTGCTCTGGCCTGCCTGGGTTTACTGCACCCGATACTCGGACAGGCCCTCATCTG GTCCAAGGACACGGAAACTGAAAAAGTCAAAAAGCGGCAAAGAGGACAAACGGCCACGCACGGCCTTCACGGCCGAGCAGCTGCAGAGACTGAAGACAGAGTTCCAAGTGAATCGCTACATCACGGAGCAGCGGCGCCAGTCTCTGGCCCAGGAGCTCAACCTCAACGAGTCCCAGATCAAAATATGGTTTCAGAACAAAAGGGCCAAGATCAAAAAGGCCAGTGGCTTCAAGAACGGGCTGGCCCTTCAGCTGATGGCGCAGGGACTTTACAACCAttccaccaccaccatccaGGAGGACAAGGAGGACAGCGACTGA